CTTTATTGAAGAACTTATCACGATGATGGGGTTTAGTGCAAAACTGCGTTTATGTGGTGATTGCTTCTCTGATTTTGTCAAGGTAGTGATCTGTCCGGTTGATTAGGTCACCTTCTGGAATGTGTCTTCTCAAAAGTCTAATTACCTTGTGCTCGGCTTCGGTGATGGGCTCACCAATGATCTCCAAGATAGCCTCGTATTCCTTTGGCTTGTAACTTCTCATTACGAAGTCAAAAAACTCCACTCTGTCTATGTCAAGAGCCTGGGCCAACTTAGGAATCTTCTCTATGGGCACCTTAGTCATACCCTGTTTGATCATTGTGATGATATTGGGGGTATTAAAGCCGCATATTTCGGCAATTTCTTTTTGGCTGTATTTGCTGCGGTTGACGTGCTTTTCTACAAACGCAGCCACCTTAGCTTTAGCCTCTTTGCTAACATCGTTCATTTTTATAATCCTCTATTAATCATTTGGTTACAGCCCGAATGTGTGGTCTATTAATGCTGGTAAACCTGACTGCATTCTAATTCACGAATGAGTTACTTTACAAGTGGTAATATTTTTAGAATCAGCGTAAAAAGTGTGGTATTCGCGGGTGCGCCACTAGCATCAACAAAAAAATAATGTATTGCCCATCCAAGCGATTCTTTTTTAAAATAATCACCATAAAATAATCACTGACTTACTTTGCTATCCACAAAGTGAGCCGGTAAGATTATGCTTTTAACGCTAACAGTGGAAAATGAAATGAAAATTAAGGACGTAAGTGTTTCGCAATCAAATATAGGCGAAATCTCAAATATTATTGCGAATTGCGAATTGGTTAAAACTATCGATGGTGACGATCACGTCATCAATATTTGGGAGTCCGGCGATGGTGGGTTGAATGTGTCGATACAAGGAACGGGCGATCAGGTGACATTGTTGGCTATGTGATGAACCGAAAGATACCCTGCCCCGGCGGGGTATAATTTGTTTTATCGAGAGATACTTAAGAGGAGCTAATTATGATAAACCGCGATGTCGAAACCCTTCGCCAGAGCATTCGGGCGATAACCCAAATTCTCACCGAGAGTAACGTAAAGGTCACACAAAGAGGGGTTGACGCTTATACCAAGTGTAACGCCAGAACCGGTGTGATAGAGGAGATAAACCTCCCCTATCTGCCCGATGATGCCAGTGAGCAGTTGATTCAAGCCGTTCAGGGCTATTTGGATCACGAAGTCGGTCATGCCTTATTCACTGATTTTTCCGTTATAAAGTCAGTCACCGATGACTCAACCAAAAGTCTGCATAATATCGTCGAAGACGCCTTCGTTGAGCGCAAGATGGCTGAGAAGTTTAGAGGCTGCGCTTATAACCTGGGCAATGTTTCGGCTTTCTACCGGGAAAAATACCTCGACAAATTGATTGCCGATGGCGACTCCGACATGATCAAAAGAGGATTAGCTGTTGCCGGTATCCGCGCACTATCAGGTCAGCAATCATTTATCGATTACATGGACGACAAGTGGCATCACCTCGGTGACTTCAAGAAAAAGATCGAGCCGCTATCGGCCAAGCTGTCAACCACACAAAGCACCAAAGATTGTTTGGAGATGGCCAAGCAAATCAAAAAGATTCTGCACGGCGACACACCACCGGCACAGCCCGGCCCACCACAGCCCGATGACGAAAGTGATGACGGCGAAGGCGAACCGGATGAATCCGGCACGGAAACCCAACCCTCTAGTCAACCCGATGCCGAGGATGAAAGCGAAAATGATGAGCAAGAAAATGAACCACAGAGCGCTGAAGAAGAGGATGAAGACGAAAATGCTGAGTCTGAGGAGCCCGAAGATGAATCTGAGGGTGCGGAGAATGAGGAAGATGGCGACTCCGCTGACGAGGAAGAAAGTGAATCGGATGAGAATGAGGGGGAATCTGATTCATCTGAAGGAGACAACGATGATGGTGATTCATCTGAAGGCCATGATGAAGATGGTCAGAGTGACGATGAATCCGGTGAGGATGACGAATCCGGTAATCAGGGTGAAGCTGATGAGGGGGAGGGTGAGAGCTCAGTAAACCCAGAAGAGGAAGAGGAAGAGGAAGAGGAAGAGGAGGAATCCGGAACATCAATGGCAGATATTGTTGCCGGCGGTCTCAATGGCAATCTCGGCACTTGTTTGGCTGAGTCGGTCGCTGAAACGGCGAAGTCATCAGACTACCTGATCTACACTGACGAGTTTGATAAAATTGGGCCGTATGAGGATATTGATTTTGGGCGATTGGCGAACGACAGAGAAGTCTCGACCTTTGAGGATGCCGTTCAGCACATGATGGCGCCGATTGAAAAGGACATCGAGCGCGCGGTTTGCGCTAAATCAGCATCCACACATACTGGCGGATTCCGTAGTGGTAAATTACACGCGGCCGCCCTATCCCGCTTGAAGTTTGGCGATGATAGAGTGTTTCGCCGCAAGCAAATCAACACCACTAAAGATGTGGATGTGGAATTAGTGATTGACTGTAGTGGCTCAATGAGTCACGGCAAGATCGCTTTGGCAGCAACAGCGGCATTCACTCTTTCAACAGTGTTGGAGAGGCTCGGCATAAATAACGAGGTTATTGGCTTCACTACCGCAGAATCGCCGTATGGCGTTTATGAAAAGATGCGAGAGGATGAGCGCAATCTGGGCGTAAGATACGCCAGGTATCGCAAAATTGTCATGCCTA
The window above is part of the Methylomonas sp. ZR1 genome. Proteins encoded here:
- a CDS encoding helix-turn-helix domain-containing protein; translated protein: MNDVSKEAKAKVAAFVEKHVNRSKYSQKEIAEICGFNTPNIITMIKQGMTKVPIEKIPKLAQALDIDRVEFFDFVMRSYKPKEYEAILEIIGEPITEAEHKVIRLLRRHIPEGDLINRTDHYLDKIREAITT
- a CDS encoding VWA domain-containing protein — its product is MINRDVETLRQSIRAITQILTESNVKVTQRGVDAYTKCNARTGVIEEINLPYLPDDASEQLIQAVQGYLDHEVGHALFTDFSVIKSVTDDSTKSLHNIVEDAFVERKMAEKFRGCAYNLGNVSAFYREKYLDKLIADGDSDMIKRGLAVAGIRALSGQQSFIDYMDDKWHHLGDFKKKIEPLSAKLSTTQSTKDCLEMAKQIKKILHGDTPPAQPGPPQPDDESDDGEGEPDESGTETQPSSQPDAEDESENDEQENEPQSAEEEDEDENAESEEPEDESEGAENEEDGDSADEEESESDENEGESDSSEGDNDDGDSSEGHDEDGQSDDESGEDDESGNQGEADEGEGESSVNPEEEEEEEEEEEESGTSMADIVAGGLNGNLGTCLAESVAETAKSSDYLIYTDEFDKIGPYEDIDFGRLANDREVSTFEDAVQHMMAPIEKDIERAVCAKSASTHTGGFRSGKLHAAALSRLKFGDDRVFRRKQINTTKDVDVELVIDCSGSMSHGKIALAATAAFTLSTVLERLGINNEVIGFTTAESPYGVYEKMREDERNLGVRYARYRKIVMPIFKRFGEKMTMTVKKRLASVAGDNGEMGDNLDGESVMIAAKRLMAQKGKGKIMIVLSDGMPASYGNADLNHHLRETVRQIEASGINVVGIGINSKAVESFYSKFILVEDISQLPTVVARQLKQMLLAGAK